The following proteins are encoded in a genomic region of Sulfurimonas sp. HSL3-7:
- a CDS encoding GDSL-type esterase/lipase family protein gives MAKQSNLIFLGDSLTDFHDWSVFGEHHNAGIAGDTTDGLLQRLHYTLEKSPECLVLMIGINDLLQGQTVETIKENYLKIFEQLEPLDTVLVLSLLPVQMGPQTFEINEKVILLNHFLKRESNKRGFVYLDLYKTMIDSDGGLKNALTSDGVHLTPEAYSLWESALKAHLSTF, from the coding sequence ATGGCAAAACAGAGTAACCTCATCTTTCTCGGTGACAGCCTTACCGATTTTCACGACTGGTCGGTTTTCGGAGAACACCATAATGCCGGAATCGCCGGCGATACGACTGACGGCCTGCTGCAGCGTTTGCACTATACTTTGGAAAAGAGCCCCGAATGTCTCGTGTTGATGATAGGGATCAACGACCTCCTGCAAGGTCAGACAGTGGAGACGATAAAAGAGAATTATCTGAAAATTTTTGAACAGCTAGAGCCTCTCGACACGGTTCTTGTCCTCTCTCTTTTACCCGTGCAGATGGGGCCGCAGACTTTCGAAATCAATGAAAAGGTGATCCTGCTGAACCATTTTCTCAAACGCGAGAGCAACAAAAGAGGTTTTGTCTATCTCGACCTCTACAAGACGATGATCGATAGTGACGGCGGTCTGAAAAATGCGCTGACCAGCGACGGCGTACACCTGACGCCGGAAGCCTACAGTTTGTGGGAAAGTGCCTTAAAAGCGCACTTGAGCACCTTTTAA
- a CDS encoding CDP-alcohol phosphatidyltransferase family protein yields the protein MNFLYRADSHFNLANMFTFGNLSSGLIAMYLATQGNYVWAVVLLWIGGGFDIFDGKMARKYGLSNEFGIQLDSYADFLSFVLTPVFIIFISIINQPETSDFNFLLGAGISLYYIISGLRRLIQFNINAEEGQVEKYFTGLPTPMGAIVLWLIFLGGLYIYPVFITVILMAVTGWLLNSQVKIRHL from the coding sequence ATGAACTTTCTCTATCGTGCCGACAGCCATTTCAATCTTGCCAATATGTTCACCTTTGGCAACCTTAGCAGCGGTCTTATCGCCATGTATCTTGCAACCCAGGGCAATTATGTCTGGGCCGTTGTCTTATTGTGGATCGGCGGCGGTTTTGACATCTTTGATGGAAAGATGGCACGCAAATACGGTCTGTCCAATGAGTTCGGTATTCAGCTCGACTCATACGCCGACTTTTTATCGTTCGTACTGACCCCGGTCTTCATCATCTTCATCTCTATTATCAACCAGCCCGAGACCTCAGACTTTAACTTTCTGTTGGGAGCAGGTATTTCACTCTATTACATCATCAGCGGGCTGCGCCGCCTGATCCAGTTCAATATTAATGCCGAAGAGGGTCAGGTCGAAAAGTATTTTACCGGTCTTCCGACACCGATGGGTGCCATCGTGTTATGGCTTATCTTTTTGGGCGGACTTTATATCTATCCGGTCTTCATCACCGTAATCCTGATGGCGGTCACAGGATGGCTGCTTAACTCACAGGTCAAGATCCGCCATCTTTGA
- a CDS encoding FeoA family protein encodes MNTLTNCPRGCETTIIKIHASGSLKQRLVSFGLMKGARVTLLEYAPRKSTVEVKVGKMRLALRKEESDMIEVEYEAK; translated from the coding sequence ATGAATACATTGACAAATTGCCCGAGAGGGTGTGAGACGACGATAATAAAGATTCATGCAAGCGGTTCGTTGAAACAGCGGCTGGTCTCTTTTGGTCTTATGAAAGGGGCAAGGGTTACGCTGCTGGAATATGCTCCGCGCAAAAGTACCGTAGAGGTAAAGGTCGGTAAAATGCGTTTGGCCCTGCGAAAAGAAGAGTCTGATATGATCGAGGTCGAATATGAAGCAAAATAG